From one Melioribacteraceae bacterium genomic stretch:
- a CDS encoding SpoIIE family protein phosphatase, whose protein sequence is MGRYLRLFLIATIILTTFHLAQGKDEKYFTLSPDSLVTRGEIYTGKNWKYHPGDKLEWAYPSFNDSAWEISATSLNGIEHPEQEFPGKGWFRLHLVVDSLLINEPISFDLWLAGAAEVYVNGEKILTYGNINDDGSIKHYNPSLPKIISFAQRENLIAIRYYNPDYDQMHRRNFTPGFFLELGYPSEILPGRHEYLSETFLVRNVFMSISLVLAILHLFLFFFDRSQKQNLFYVLFLLFFTLFIYINLSPFYSNDIQALFFLYRIAPGVLVFTILFGSTTINSIYREHGKYLKYFIFVGVILGLLGYLLSTILIWYIIYAFIILVSIWGSHVLYNPKHSRNSKSDWYLRIGFGVMGIMGVYQMLLSFGLLANWGIGMPFIYGVIIFILSMSIALARDYVTTSKKLKLKLEEIQELSEKTLQQELAAKELDIQKRILQADNKRKTDELEAARSVQLAMLPQCLNDIEGLDICFDMKTATEVGGDYYDYKIGEDGTLNIVLGDATGHGMKAGIMVASIKSLFSALGLKMMIPDFFKKCTEIIKSMALGNLFMSMVFIRIKGNTVIGSLAGMPPILVYRKKQNIIEEILQKSMPLGAYLNFPYESFQTEFNSGDVILIQSDGYIELFNAQKEMLGDEKLKEYFLDVADSSSDKIVTTLFEKGDQWRKDHPQEDDITFVAIKKK, encoded by the coding sequence ATGGGTCGATATTTGAGATTATTTCTTATAGCTACAATTATTTTAACGACTTTTCACCTTGCTCAGGGTAAAGATGAAAAATACTTTACTCTTTCTCCTGATTCTTTAGTTACGCGAGGCGAGATTTATACAGGAAAGAATTGGAAGTATCATCCAGGTGATAAATTAGAGTGGGCTTATCCGAGCTTTAATGATTCTGCCTGGGAAATTTCCGCAACTTCTTTAAATGGAATTGAACATCCCGAACAAGAATTCCCCGGGAAAGGATGGTTTCGGTTACATTTAGTTGTGGATTCATTGCTTATCAATGAACCAATTTCTTTTGATTTATGGCTTGCCGGCGCTGCCGAGGTCTATGTTAACGGAGAAAAAATCCTTACTTACGGAAATATTAATGATGATGGAAGCATTAAACATTACAATCCAAGTTTACCGAAAATTATAAGTTTTGCTCAAAGAGAAAATTTAATTGCCATAAGATATTATAACCCTGATTATGATCAGATGCATAGGAGAAATTTTACTCCTGGTTTCTTTCTAGAACTAGGATATCCGTCAGAGATCTTACCGGGTCGACATGAATATTTAAGTGAAACTTTTCTAGTAAGAAATGTTTTTATGAGCATTTCTTTGGTGCTTGCAATTCTTCACTTATTCCTCTTCTTTTTCGATCGATCACAAAAGCAAAATTTGTTTTATGTTTTATTCTTACTCTTTTTTACTCTATTTATTTACATTAATTTAAGTCCATTTTACAGCAACGATATTCAAGCACTATTCTTCTTGTACCGAATTGCTCCCGGTGTTCTTGTATTCACAATTTTATTCGGTTCAACTACTATCAATTCAATCTATAGAGAACATGGCAAGTACCTGAAGTATTTCATTTTCGTGGGTGTAATATTAGGATTGCTGGGATACTTACTGAGCACTATTTTAATTTGGTACATCATATACGCGTTTATCATATTAGTTTCGATTTGGGGAAGCCATGTACTTTACAATCCAAAACACAGTAGGAACTCTAAAAGTGATTGGTATCTAAGAATCGGATTTGGTGTAATGGGTATTATGGGAGTCTACCAGATGCTGCTTAGTTTTGGATTGCTTGCTAATTGGGGAATTGGAATGCCGTTTATTTATGGTGTTATAATTTTCATCCTTTCAATGTCCATTGCTTTGGCTCGTGATTACGTTACTACAAGTAAAAAATTGAAATTGAAGCTTGAGGAAATTCAAGAGCTTTCAGAAAAAACATTGCAGCAAGAGCTAGCCGCCAAAGAATTGGATATTCAAAAAAGAATTCTTCAAGCGGATAATAAACGTAAAACCGATGAACTCGAAGCTGCAAGATCAGTTCAGCTTGCTATGCTGCCGCAATGTTTAAATGATATTGAAGGTTTGGATATTTGTTTCGATATGAAAACGGCAACTGAGGTTGGAGGCGATTATTATGATTATAAAATCGGTGAAGACGGAACTTTAAACATTGTTCTCGGTGATGCAACCGGTCATGGCATGAAAGCCGGGATTATGGTTGCAAGTATCAAGAGTTTATTCAGTGCACTGGGTTTGAAAATGATGATCCCGGATTTCTTTAAAAAGTGTACTGAGATAATTAAGAGCATGGCGCTTGGTAATTTGTTCATGTCAATGGTATTTATTAGAATTAAAGGAAATACAGTCATTGGAAGTTTAGCAGGGATGCCGCCGATATTAGTTTATAGAAAAAAGCAAAATATTATCGAGGAAATTTTACAGAAAAGTATGCCGCTGGGTGCGTATCTAAACTTTCCTTATGAAAGCTTTCAAACCGAGTTTAATAGCGGAGATGTAATTCTTATTCAAAGTGACGGATACATCGAGTTGTTCAATGCACAAAAAGAAATGCTGGGCGATGAGAAATTAAAAGAATATTTCCTCGATGTGGCGGATAGTAGTTCCGATAAAATTGTAACGACTCTTTTTGAAAAGGGTGACCAATGGCGAAAAGATCATCCGCAAGAAGATGATATCACTTTTGTGGCCATTAAAAAGAAATGA